The Acidimicrobiales bacterium region CCCGCCGGGAGAGGCCGCCCTGCTGGGGACCTTCGTCCACCGGGTGCTAGAGCTCCTCTGCGCCGAACCAGCCGGAGGTCGGACCACCGATCGTGCGCGAGAGTTGGCTGCCACGGCCTGGCCCGAAACTCGGGACGACGGCAACTTCATCGCTCTGGCCCTGGATGATGACGCGCAACGGCAGTTCCGGTGGAGGGGTTGGACGGCCATCGAAAATCTCTGGGAGTTCGAAGACCCGGCCCAAGTCGAAGTGGAGGCCACCGAGGCCAAGGTGTCGGCCACCGTCGGCGGCGTGCCCTTCTTCGGGATCATCGACCGCCTCGACAACACGGCCGACGGACTAGTGGTCACCGACTACAAGACAGGCAAGGCCCCCCGCCCGGGAGACGTCCCCGAGAAGCTCGACCAGGTCCTGCTCTACGCCGCCGCCGTGGAGGACCACCGGGGCGAACGTCCCAGCCGCGGACGCCTCTACTTCCTCGGCAACAGCGTCGTGGAGACTCCGGTGACCGAGGACGGCCTCGAGGCAGCGGTTGGTCGCTTCGTCGAGACGTGGGACGGCGTCGGGAAGGCCTGCTCATCCGATCAGTTCGAAGCGCGGGTCGGACCTCTCTGCGGCTGGTGCGCCCACGTGGCCGACTGCGAAGAAGGCACCACCGAGGTCCAGGTCCGGGTCGCTCGGGGCCGTATGCGCGCCGACGCCCCGGCCCGCACATTGCTGGGTCTCTAAATGGCGGGGCCCTGAGAAACCGTTACCTAAAAGTAGGCCTCTAGGCGGTCAGCCGTTCCGCCGACGGCGGCGTACCGCCACCAGCACCAGAACCAGAGCGGCCACAGCGGCCAGTACCCAGATCCGGTTTAACAGGTCGGTCCGCTCGTCGGTCATCTCAACCGGAGGAGTCTCGAACGGCAGCAGTCCCTCCTCGGTACCTTGATCGATCGTCTCCCCGGCCATCCAGTCCTCGACCGCACCGGAGTTCGACTCCACGAGGAGATCCACGACAGGAGCCTCGTCTGTTCCGTCGCCCAATGCCTCCGGCTCGGCTCCGCCCGGCAGCATGTCCAACAGGCCGTCCACCGGGCTGTCGACCGGCGGCGTCGGACGCGACCGTCGGGCCTGCGGGTCGTAGCCCGCCATCAGGCGGAACGCTCCATAAACGGGGGCGCCTCCGAGGCGTCAACCGCTCCGGGGTCGTCCGCCCCCATTTCCGCTAGGTCGGACAGCGGTGCCACTCGAGCCAGCAGTTCGTCGAACTCGGCGGCCGCCTCGGTGGCGCCAGGGCGACGCAATGCATGGATGGGCATCGACTGTGCAGCGGCTTCGGACACCGCGGCACGCAGGTGCACCGGCGGCAGACACCTTTCCGGGTAGGCCTCCTGAAGCTGTTCGTTCCAGTAACGCCCGTCACGGGTCCGTCCCAACCGGTTCACGGCGATACCGGCGATCGCGGGTCGTCCATCAGATCGACGCATCCGGACGCGATCAATGGTCTGGAGCATGCGCCCCACGCCGTCGACGGCCCACGCTCCGGGCTCGGTCACCACCAGCACCGCGTCGGCGGCGAACAGAGCATTGACTGTCAACAGGCCCAGGGAAGGCGGGCAGTCGATCAACACCAGTCGATCGTCGGACACCGCCGTCGAACCTGCGTCGGGGGCGGCCCGCAGAGCCGGTCGAAGGGCCATGGCCAGCCGGTCCTGGGCACCCAGCGGGTCCGTGGCCAACAGGGGCTCACGAATCGAGAGCTCGGGCGAGGATGCGGCGAGGCTAGGAACCGGCCCCACCTCGGCAGGCCAGCCTCCTGGCTCGATCACGCCAGCGAGGCCGCCAGGGCGCTCGTCGGCCAACACCGCGTCGACCCCCGGACCGGGCTCAAAGACGCCCAGACCGGTGGTGGCGTTGCCCTGCGGGTCGAGATCGACGACCAACGTGTCGATCCCCCGAGCCGAGGCTGCCGATGCCAGCCCGAGGACGACCGTGGTCTTGCCCACGCCACCCTTCTGGTTCACCACGGCCACTGTGAACATGCACGCAACCTAATCCACCCAACCGTCTGGACCGGGGTGTCTCAAGTTTCACCGGGCTGCCCGCTGCCCTCCCACCACTTCGGCGGTCGGCGATACCTTCGGGTCATGCCCGAACTCCCAGAGGTCGAGACGGTTCGAGCCCAACTCGAACCGTTGGTCCGTGGCGCCGTGGTGACCGATGCCCGGGCCCACCGCTCCCCCAAGTTCGCCTCAGCCCCCGAGGCCATCGGCTCGACCATCACCGGGATCGACCGTCGCGGCAAGTACCTCCTGTTCGGGCTAGCCGACGCCGCAGCCGAACAATCCGACCCGGGCCTGAGACAGGTTCACGCCGACCGCGAGCTCATCGTGCATCTGGGCATGACCGGCGCACTCCACATCGACGACGCCCCGCCCCATGACCCCTACGAACGCGCCTCTTGGCACCTAGCCGACGGCCGGACCCTGTGGTTCCGAGACATCCGACGCTTCGGTCGCATCGCCGTCGTCCGAGCCGGCGACCACCAGTCGTTGCCCACCTTGCACCACCTCGGACCAGAGCCGTTCGACCCGTTGCTGGACGGCATCCGCTTCCACCGGTCGTTGTCCGCCAGCCGCCAACGGATCAAGACCCAACTGTTGTCTCAACGCCCTATCGCCGGTGTGGGCAACATCTACGCTGACGAGGCCCTGTGGCGGGCCGCGATCCACCCCGCGGTCCGCCGGGTAGGCCCCGGCCGGGCCGACCTCCTCCTGGGCCATATCCGTGACGTGCTGGCCGAAGCCCTGGACCATGGCGGCACCACCTTGCGCGACTACCGCACCCCCGACCGTTCCACGGGCCGCAACCAGTTCCGCCTCGACTGCTACGGGCGCTCGGGCCAACCCTGTCGGCGCTGCGCCACACCGTTGACCTCGCGGGAGCTGGACCAACGCACCGCCACGTGGTGCCCCACCTGCCAAGCCCACTGAAATGAGGGTCCCTCAAGGACAGACCGACTCTCCGGGGGTGGGTGCCCCGACCCAAACGACAACGAGCCCTACGATCAGCGCCGTGCCCCGCATTCGTCGTCGCCGGTCCACCCTCGCGACGATCCTGTTCGGCGCCATCGTGGTGATCGAGGCTGCGGGCACTCTGGTCGCTGTGGCCGGCCCCTACGACTCCGAGATCGCCGCGCTCCGCGACGGCATCGATGATCAGGAATCCACCATTGCCGGTCGTCAAAGCCACATCGCCGAGCTGGAAAGCCGCCTGTCCACCCTCGACGAAGAAGTCGCCGATACCGACGGACTCATCGGCGACGACGATCGAGAGCTCCGCCTCCTCTCCATTCGCATCGAGCTGACCGCCGATCGGTTCGTCCAGGTCCTGGCCTCCCGAGAGGCTCCGTCCTCGCTGCACCGAACCATGGCCGTGGACGCCTACGTCATTAACGACGAGCGCCTGAATGACGTCCTCACTCAGTCGGCCCAGCTCACGTCCACCGCGCTAGAGGGTGTCCGCCACCGGATGCTCTACGACTCGGTGATCCGTGAGGCACAGCGACGCATTGACCTCGTCGATGCCGCTATGCGGTTGACGGCCAGGGAGGTAGCCACGCTCCGTTCCCTGGTCGCCGAGGCCGAAGACCGCCAGGACGGTGCCCGGGAGGCCCGGGACCAGCTAATTGGCTCGCAGCCGGCCATCCACGCCGAGATCGCGGTGACCCGCACAGTCATCGCCGAGGCAGAAGCCACCATCACGGAACTGGAGGCCGAGATACTGGCCTTCGAGCGCATGGCCGTGACCCGTCGATGGACCGGTACCCAGGGGACCGACGTTGGCCGTCCGGCGCTGGCCGTCAAAATCGACAACGTCACCCGGGCCCATCCTCAGGCCGGCCTCAACCAGGCCGACGTGGTCTATGAGGAGATCGTGGAGGGCGGCGTCACCCGACTGGTGGCCGTGTTCCAGTCCACCTCGGCGAACGTCGTCGGTCCGGTTCGTTCGGCACGGACATCGGACCCGCCGCTGCTGGAAGGCTTCGACCGGCCGCTGTTCGCCTACTCGGGCGCCAACCGCGGCACTCGCGACCAGTTGCGGGCCTCGACGCTGGTTGACGCCGGCTACGACGCCCACGACCAGGACTACTGGCGTGACCGGAAGCGTCGGGCGCCCCACAACCTGTACACCGATACCGACCGTCTGTGGGTCCACCACACCGACCGGACCGATGTCCCACCG contains the following coding sequences:
- a CDS encoding ParA family protein; the encoded protein is MFTVAVVNQKGGVGKTTVVLGLASAASARGIDTLVVDLDPQGNATTGLGVFEPGPGVDAVLADERPGGLAGVIEPGGWPAEVGPVPSLAASSPELSIREPLLATDPLGAQDRLAMALRPALRAAPDAGSTAVSDDRLVLIDCPPSLGLLTVNALFAADAVLVVTEPGAWAVDGVGRMLQTIDRVRMRRSDGRPAIAGIAVNRLGRTRDGRYWNEQLQEAYPERCLPPVHLRAAVSEAAAQSMPIHALRRPGATEAAAEFDELLARVAPLSDLAEMGADDPGAVDASEAPPFMERSA
- a CDS encoding PD-(D/E)XK nuclease family protein, coding for MPSPPRSFSVSSAGLFNQCQRRWRFRYVEKRSDPPGEAALLGTFVHRVLELLCAEPAGGRTTDRARELAATAWPETRDDGNFIALALDDDAQRQFRWRGWTAIENLWEFEDPAQVEVEATEAKVSATVGGVPFFGIIDRLDNTADGLVVTDYKTGKAPRPGDVPEKLDQVLLYAAAVEDHRGERPSRGRLYFLGNSVVETPVTEDGLEAAVGRFVETWDGVGKACSSDQFEARVGPLCGWCAHVADCEEGTTEVQVRVARGRMRADAPARTLLGL
- a CDS encoding DUF3048 domain-containing protein, which codes for MPRIRRRRSTLATILFGAIVVIEAAGTLVAVAGPYDSEIAALRDGIDDQESTIAGRQSHIAELESRLSTLDEEVADTDGLIGDDDRELRLLSIRIELTADRFVQVLASREAPSSLHRTMAVDAYVINDERLNDVLTQSAQLTSTALEGVRHRMLYDSVIREAQRRIDLVDAAMRLTAREVATLRSLVAEAEDRQDGAREARDQLIGSQPAIHAEIAVTRTVIAEAEATITELEAEILAFERMAVTRRWTGTQGTDVGRPALAVKIDNVTRAHPQAGLNQADVVYEEIVEGGVTRLVAVFQSTSANVVGPVRSARTSDPPLLEGFDRPLFAYSGANRGTRDQLRASTLVDAGYDAHDQDYWRDRKRRAPHNLYTDTDRLWVHHTDRTDVPPAPFVYRYPGQELHRSAEKATGVSVDFGLTEVDYAWNGSGWARTHGDRAHNDADGVRVAPANVVVQFIRYGRSLADLRSPEAISIGTGDAWVFTDGHVIRGQWHRPDASMPATFTADGEVIRLTPGKTWVALAKKDTANWRD
- the mutM gene encoding bifunctional DNA-formamidopyrimidine glycosylase/DNA-(apurinic or apyrimidinic site) lyase: MPELPEVETVRAQLEPLVRGAVVTDARAHRSPKFASAPEAIGSTITGIDRRGKYLLFGLADAAAEQSDPGLRQVHADRELIVHLGMTGALHIDDAPPHDPYERASWHLADGRTLWFRDIRRFGRIAVVRAGDHQSLPTLHHLGPEPFDPLLDGIRFHRSLSASRQRIKTQLLSQRPIAGVGNIYADEALWRAAIHPAVRRVGPGRADLLLGHIRDVLAEALDHGGTTLRDYRTPDRSTGRNQFRLDCYGRSGQPCRRCATPLTSRELDQRTATWCPTCQAH